The Candidatus Hydrogenedentota bacterium genome includes a region encoding these proteins:
- a CDS encoding putative molybdenum carrier protein translates to MIARVISGGQTGVDRAALDMAIRLDIPCGGWCPRGRLAEDGVISPVYPLVETPSSQYEERTEWNVRDSDGTLVLTWGPPSEGTGYTVFMARRHGRPCLVVDLAENPTVAEAVAWIADEKIRVLNVAGPRASKCPRIYDFARGYLEQLFIAAGKGRTSS, encoded by the coding sequence ATGATCGCGCGCGTGATTTCAGGCGGGCAGACAGGCGTGGATCGCGCGGCCTTGGATATGGCGATCCGGCTGGACATTCCATGCGGGGGATGGTGTCCGCGCGGACGGCTCGCGGAAGACGGCGTCATTTCTCCCGTTTATCCCCTTGTCGAAACCCCTTCTTCGCAATACGAGGAGCGAACGGAATGGAATGTGCGCGATTCGGATGGCACGCTGGTGCTGACATGGGGTCCGCCGAGCGAAGGAACAGGGTATACGGTTTTCATGGCGCGGCGGCATGGCCGGCCGTGCCTGGTGGTCGATCTCGCTGAAAATCCGACCGTCGCGGAAGCGGTTGCATGGATTGCCGACGAGAAGATACGTGTGCTGAACGTGGCGGGACCGCGCGCGAGCAAGTGTCCGAGGATTTACGATTTTGCCCGCGGCTATCTTGAGCAACTGTTCATCGCCGCGGGCAAGGGCCGGACCTCATCGTAA
- a CDS encoding NAD(P)-dependent oxidoreductase, with protein MRILVTGSTGLIGEAVAAHLAGQGHEVFGLSRKPATADGPTVPADISAPDFSQRVMDAIPPCAAVVHSAASLGMRNDDPSVALTNCLGTQQVVTLAARWEAKCFVYLSSVAVIGRPCHVPIDETHPVDPQTVYAASKLFGEHVCALSGMPAALLRVTAPIGPRMPRNRILPLFLSKARMNEPLLLNGKGTRRQNYVDVRDIARAVEACIGRAASGVYFIAGNESVTNRELAERCIRAVQSKSKIEFSGNPDPDDDIAWDICIAKAARDLGYRPHYSLDASIADIAAAL; from the coding sequence ATGCGAATTCTCGTAACGGGTTCGACCGGCCTGATTGGCGAAGCCGTGGCGGCGCATTTGGCGGGGCAGGGCCATGAGGTTTTCGGGCTGAGCCGGAAACCGGCAACCGCCGACGGGCCAACCGTCCCCGCTGACATATCCGCGCCTGATTTTTCACAACGGGTTATGGACGCGATTCCGCCCTGCGCGGCGGTCGTCCATTCGGCGGCGTCGCTGGGCATGCGCAACGACGATCCGTCGGTTGCGCTTACGAATTGCCTTGGAACTCAGCAGGTGGTTACGCTGGCCGCGCGATGGGAAGCGAAATGTTTCGTGTATCTTTCCAGCGTGGCGGTCATCGGGCGTCCGTGCCATGTGCCCATTGACGAAACGCACCCGGTTGATCCGCAGACCGTCTATGCCGCCTCCAAACTTTTTGGCGAACACGTCTGCGCCCTTTCCGGCATGCCGGCGGCGCTGTTGCGCGTGACCGCTCCCATCGGCCCCCGCATGCCAAGGAACCGCATACTGCCCCTTTTTCTGTCGAAGGCGCGCATGAACGAGCCGCTGCTTCTCAACGGAAAAGGAACGCGCAGGCAGAATTATGTTGATGTGCGCGATATTGCGCGCGCGGTCGAGGCGTGTATCGGGCGCGCCGCTTCCGGCGTATACTTCATCGCCGGAAACGAATCCGTGACCAATCGCGAGCTGGCGGAGCGGTGCATTCGCGCCGTTCAATCGAAATCCAAGATCGAATTTTCGGGTAATCCCGATCCGGACGACGATATCGCATGGGACATCTGTATCGCAAAAGCCGCGCGCGATTTGGGCTACCGGCCGCACTATTCGCTTGATGCGAGCATCGCGGACATCGCCGCCGCATTATGA